A single Pseudomonas sp. DC1.2 DNA region contains:
- a CDS encoding DUF2970 domain-containing protein, with the protein MDDPVDNKPPTLWQMLHSVVAAAFGVQSGKNRARDFTHGKPSHFVILGILFTAVFALTLFGIVKLVLHLAGV; encoded by the coding sequence ATGGACGATCCAGTCGACAACAAGCCGCCGACCCTATGGCAGATGCTGCACAGCGTCGTTGCGGCGGCATTCGGCGTGCAAAGCGGGAAGAACCGCGCCAGGGACTTTACCCACGGCAAGCCGAGTCATTTCGTCATCCTGGGGATTTTGTTCACAGCTGTATTTGCGCTGACACTGTTTGGCATCGTGAAGCTGGTGCTGCATTTGGCGGGGGTCTGA
- a CDS encoding ABC transporter substrate-binding protein yields MLKLFCGVVLTLCTVLGPCAQAASVLFLNPGSTQEAFWVSFSQFMQAAAKDLGMDLRIVYADREPEVVIDQAREALQGPNRPDYLVFVNEQYVAPQILRLAQGSGVKLFMVNSAFTADQTRLLGSQPDKLPDLLGSLVPNDEEGGYLMLKELIRLKGPVAPGQVIELLAFSGLKITPSAQLREKGMKRALAKHPEVRLRQLVYSGWSRERAYEQAKLLFRRYPQTSLVWSANDEMAFGAMQAYTEVGGKPGKGALFSAVNNSPPALQAFLDGRLSVLLGGHFSLGGWALVQLHDYAQGVDASQYGGRDLQIPVLQLINRAQAKQLLALSATQNYGVNFRKLSAKGRPASYRYPFNLQTLIH; encoded by the coding sequence ATGTTGAAGCTTTTTTGTGGTGTAGTGCTGACGCTTTGCACGGTCCTGGGACCTTGTGCCCAGGCGGCTTCGGTGCTGTTCCTCAATCCGGGGTCCACCCAGGAAGCGTTCTGGGTCAGCTTCTCGCAATTCATGCAAGCCGCCGCCAAAGACTTGGGCATGGATTTGCGTATTGTTTACGCTGATCGCGAGCCTGAAGTCGTCATCGATCAAGCCCGCGAAGCCTTGCAAGGCCCCAATCGCCCCGACTATCTGGTGTTCGTCAACGAGCAATACGTTGCCCCGCAAATCCTGCGCCTGGCCCAAGGGAGCGGCGTAAAGCTGTTCATGGTCAATAGTGCTTTTACTGCCGACCAAACGAGACTGCTCGGTTCGCAACCCGACAAGCTCCCCGACTTGCTAGGCAGCCTGGTGCCTAATGACGAGGAGGGCGGTTACTTGATGCTCAAGGAACTGATTCGCCTCAAAGGGCCTGTGGCGCCCGGACAGGTGATTGAGTTGCTGGCTTTTTCGGGACTCAAGATCACGCCTTCGGCGCAACTGCGCGAGAAGGGCATGAAACGGGCGTTGGCCAAACACCCCGAGGTACGCCTGCGGCAATTGGTCTACAGCGGCTGGAGCCGTGAACGAGCCTATGAACAAGCCAAATTGCTGTTTAGACGCTACCCGCAAACGTCACTGGTTTGGTCGGCCAACGACGAGATGGCATTTGGCGCTATGCAAGCCTACACGGAGGTTGGCGGCAAGCCCGGCAAGGGTGCCTTGTTCAGCGCGGTAAACAATTCGCCACCAGCGTTGCAGGCATTTTTGGACGGTCGCTTGAGTGTGCTGCTGGGCGGGCACTTCAGCCTGGGTGGGTGGGCGTTGGTGCAGTTGCATGATTACGCGCAAGGGGTGGATGCCAGCCAATACGGTGGACGTGATCTGCAGATTCCGGTGTTGCAGTTGATCAATCGTGCGCAGGCCAAACAGTTACTGGCGTTGAGTGCCACCCAAAATTACGGGGTGAACTTTCGCAAACTGTCAGCCAAGGGGCGGCCGGCGTCCTATCGTTATCCGTTCAACCTGCAAACGTTGATCCACTGA
- a CDS encoding nitrite/sulfite reductase — MYVYDEYDQRIIEDRVKQFRDQTRRYLAGELSEEEFRPLRLQNGLYIQRFAPMLRVAVPYGQLTSRQTRMMAKIARDYDKGYAHISTRQNVQFNWPALEDIPDILAELATVQMHAIQTSGNCLRNVTTDQFAGVAADELIDPRPWCEIVRQWTTFHPEFAYLPRKFKIAINGSTSDRAAIEVHDIGLEPVHNAAGELGFRVLVGGGLGRTPVVGAFINEFLPWQDLLSYLDAILRVYNRYGRRDNKYKARIKILVKALTPEVFAQKVDAEMEHLRGGQTTLTDAEVHRVAKHFVDPDYKALDNQSAELADLDQQNPGFARWRTRNTLAHKKPGYVAVTLSLKPTGVAPGDITDKQLDAVADLADRYSFGQLRTSHEQNIILADVEQAQLFSLWGELREQGFATPNVGLLTDIICCPGGDFCSLANAKSIPIAESIQRRFDDLDYLFDIGELDLNISGCMNACGHHHVGHIGILGVDKKGEEFYQVSLGGSASRDASLGKILGPSFAQDAMPDVIEKLIDVYIEQRTDDERFIDTYQRIGIDLFKERVYAANH, encoded by the coding sequence ATGTACGTATACGACGAGTACGATCAGCGGATCATCGAGGACCGCGTCAAGCAGTTCCGTGATCAGACCCGACGCTATCTGGCTGGCGAGCTGAGCGAAGAAGAATTCCGCCCCCTGCGCCTGCAAAATGGCCTTTATATCCAGCGCTTCGCTCCGATGCTGCGGGTGGCAGTCCCTTATGGCCAACTCACTTCGCGCCAGACGCGAATGATGGCCAAGATTGCCCGCGACTACGACAAGGGCTATGCCCACATCAGTACCCGGCAGAACGTGCAGTTCAACTGGCCGGCGCTGGAAGACATTCCGGACATCCTTGCCGAACTGGCTACCGTGCAAATGCACGCGATCCAAACCAGCGGCAACTGCCTGCGCAACGTCACCACCGACCAGTTCGCCGGTGTCGCCGCCGACGAGTTGATCGACCCACGCCCATGGTGCGAAATCGTTCGTCAGTGGACTACCTTCCACCCGGAATTCGCCTACCTGCCGCGCAAATTCAAGATCGCCATTAACGGTTCGACGTCAGACCGTGCGGCCATCGAAGTTCATGACATCGGTCTCGAGCCGGTGCATAACGCCGCGGGCGAACTGGGTTTCCGCGTGCTGGTAGGTGGCGGCCTGGGCCGTACACCGGTAGTCGGGGCGTTCATCAATGAGTTCCTGCCGTGGCAAGACCTGTTGAGCTACCTCGACGCCATCCTGCGGGTTTATAACCGTTACGGCCGTCGCGACAACAAGTACAAGGCGCGGATCAAAATCCTGGTCAAAGCCTTGACCCCTGAAGTCTTCGCGCAAAAAGTCGACGCGGAAATGGAACACCTTCGTGGCGGCCAGACCACGTTGACCGATGCCGAAGTGCATCGCGTCGCCAAACACTTCGTCGATCCTGACTACAAGGCCCTCGACAATCAGAGTGCAGAGTTGGCCGACCTCGACCAGCAAAATCCAGGCTTCGCACGCTGGCGCACCCGCAACACTCTCGCGCACAAGAAACCGGGTTATGTGGCCGTGACTCTGTCGCTGAAGCCGACTGGTGTTGCGCCGGGCGACATCACCGACAAACAGCTCGATGCGGTGGCTGACCTGGCCGACCGTTACAGTTTCGGTCAACTGCGCACTTCCCACGAGCAGAATATTATTCTGGCCGACGTCGAGCAGGCTCAGTTGTTCTCGCTGTGGGGCGAATTGCGCGAGCAAGGTTTCGCCACGCCGAACGTTGGGTTGCTGACCGATATCATCTGCTGCCCTGGCGGCGATTTCTGCTCCTTGGCCAACGCCAAGTCGATTCCGATTGCCGAATCGATCCAGCGCCGTTTTGACGACCTGGATTACTTGTTCGACATTGGCGAACTGGACCTGAACATCTCTGGCTGCATGAACGCCTGTGGTCACCACCACGTTGGTCACATCGGGATCCTCGGGGTGGACAAAAAAGGCGAGGAGTTCTACCAGGTATCACTGGGTGGCAGCGCCAGCCGTGACGCCAGCCTCGGTAAAATCCTCGGTCCTTCGTTCGCCCAGGACGCTATGCCGGATGTGATCGAAAAGTTGATCGACGTGTACATCGAGCAACGTACCGACGATGAACGCTTTATCGACACCTACCAACGTATCGGCATCGACCTCTTCAAGGAACGCGTCTATGCAGCGAATCATTAA
- a CDS encoding DUF934 domain-containing protein: MQRIIKNNEVVDETWHVLPKDATLDGISNCDDLIVPLALWRDHAHALKARDGGLGVWLDADEEAEEIGEDISQFQVIALNFPAFTDGRNYSNARLLRDRYGFKGELRAIGDVLRDQLFYLHRCGFDAFALRADKDPYEALESLKDFSVTYQAATDEPLPLFRRR, from the coding sequence ATGCAGCGAATCATTAAAAACAACGAGGTTGTCGACGAAACCTGGCACGTGTTGCCAAAGGACGCGACGCTCGACGGTATCTCCAACTGCGACGATTTGATCGTGCCGCTGGCCCTGTGGCGCGATCATGCTCACGCCCTCAAGGCCCGCGACGGCGGCTTGGGTGTCTGGCTGGACGCCGATGAAGAAGCTGAAGAAATCGGTGAAGACATTTCACAGTTTCAGGTGATTGCCTTGAACTTCCCCGCCTTCACCGATGGCCGCAACTACTCCAACGCCCGCTTGCTGCGTGACCGTTATGGTTTCAAAGGTGAACTGCGGGCGATTGGCGACGTGCTGCGTGACCAATTGTTCTACCTGCATCGCTGCGGCTTCGACGCCTTTGCCTTGCGCGCAGACAAAGATCCTTACGAAGCCCTTGAAAGCCTCAAGGATTTTTCGGTGACCTACCAAGCCGCCACTGACGAACCGCTCCCGCTGTTCCGCCGCCGCTAA
- a CDS encoding leucine-rich repeat domain-containing protein, translating into MPDLPTDAPIAPSTLPAPLMRNALGASVNNALPLSPSQFCAQLINDKWGRDIDPQTAILVTLDYRYTGRPAQSEVLAGKVVTSRTLTQALLSNYQAVGDGSFGETAFGLYTPPDVGPFVRIVEKTDELTNRLGFIHQTYEGIYRHTVPQIYGPHTQINLKPADFKAWVWQLNVKDLYRAYLDRTWAADDVLVASAPYPLRTSVKAAFVWAAWLEHQEHRLTAHGLALALHAAGLPPDQLWRTLEDEQLRAATVLPASVLASRLKLYRYTATDIWSYQDRSSSRILLYIPGNSSPLHEFADNPQLLEWIVVQGKSADTRQALASHFAPDDRNDGTFHAGVLTALEGMAIYPRRHALTKSAGFFNNDGYWEPADYVGFTPASSGTDPFAQCVLVMKREAFALVDSVFDDAQVNRDNLSAVVESAVQWINTFGPLALFVPGGEGLLALAGIIDAGYGLDQVVKGETRQGATRMIFGLLNALPLVGGGRALAADEATLLNRAQRPSRTSEVTPVADIEVILHPPPLQPVATRAELIRRIGEPVSSLSDEVLAQIGHVTDIDNDMLRLMSSGRPMTPMLSDTISRFRIDQDMTQFIDGMRNSTRALQDSLDPPLQLQLLVQSPGWPSATSLRLLDTPGGVSRQAFGSADAAQVIYVKLSEPGWLEALLCRLEKSTAETLLGEPLTHDLMAATARLRVRLASQAEAQRTLLLNNRYLALQSSSNEWVRLFQHEYPGLPKSAVEQMLDRYGVDIQVPADPVDVMRVFQRLADKARQYQQHVRLNRAYEGLYLPAMAGPESDTLALHSLKNLPGWPKGLRFEVLDAVSQGRILDHCGPLGSVDRRPLIKVANQYQRQGANVDGEDFIAAVLDHLSAQERLALRLPAMNQARALRGLLADNALTRSQLMLGLHRMDCGLPFEAQGLRGGGFPDTPQADAMTHEMMRLQVKDIYPDSSSVQADELLQRAGVGAQAHIDELRRQCLQLSADLADWIDRVTDDIHDMHVDFLVAGDDAAQGLGPEQIHGHNLQLLQQAVDHERQTRIELSEELFSIWSQRNRPDNRVYSNGDFIGFKLNMDAESYHRLPTLSVRLSEVVELSLRALNVTEQESLDVFLECFPNLRTLNMEDVDLTQTNIDGVLEGCLPPAIPQMTQLTSLNLGSTQLQFKLETASQLRELVRLEDLDLSNNPLVVSPVVLGMNALRRLNLRNTRITTCPIGIMDPPYLTALDLRDNQIARVPPAVISQSIAPGRVQLWGNPLMDEDTLRRLISHRERTGINLWLGTPGADYGTSRAWLHESDDAQRAARQSIWEGVAEKRGGIRFLGFMNALSLTADYRVDYLALQARVWRLLSEAQASPPLWERLSQEVEVGDADIDNPMAILVSLEGRVRLYRDWVAMGQPFPIGPGPVS; encoded by the coding sequence ATGCCTGATCTCCCTACTGATGCCCCGATTGCCCCGAGTACGCTGCCGGCCCCTCTGATGCGTAACGCGCTGGGCGCAAGCGTCAATAACGCGCTGCCCCTGTCGCCCAGTCAGTTTTGCGCGCAACTGATCAATGACAAATGGGGGCGCGACATCGACCCGCAAACGGCGATATTGGTCACCCTCGACTACCGCTATACCGGACGTCCTGCTCAGAGCGAGGTGCTTGCGGGAAAGGTGGTGACCTCCCGCACGTTGACCCAAGCTTTGCTTTCCAACTATCAGGCGGTGGGTGATGGCAGTTTTGGTGAAACCGCGTTTGGCCTGTACACGCCACCAGATGTCGGGCCGTTCGTGCGCATCGTCGAGAAAACCGATGAGCTTACTAACCGCCTCGGGTTTATTCATCAAACGTATGAAGGTATCTATCGCCATACCGTTCCGCAAATTTACGGTCCACACACGCAAATCAACCTGAAGCCGGCCGACTTCAAGGCCTGGGTCTGGCAACTGAACGTCAAGGACTTGTACCGCGCCTATCTTGATCGAACGTGGGCGGCAGACGATGTGCTTGTCGCGAGTGCTCCTTATCCGCTGAGGACGTCGGTCAAGGCGGCGTTTGTCTGGGCAGCCTGGCTTGAACATCAAGAGCACAGGCTCACCGCGCATGGGCTGGCGCTCGCCTTGCACGCCGCAGGGTTGCCGCCTGATCAGCTCTGGCGAACACTTGAGGACGAGCAACTACGGGCAGCGACGGTACTTCCCGCCTCTGTCTTGGCCAGTCGACTGAAGCTCTATCGGTATACCGCCACAGACATCTGGAGCTACCAGGACCGTAGCAGTTCCAGAATCTTGTTGTACATACCGGGCAACTCTTCACCCTTGCATGAATTTGCCGATAACCCGCAACTGCTGGAGTGGATTGTGGTGCAGGGCAAAAGCGCCGATACGCGGCAGGCGTTGGCGTCTCACTTTGCGCCAGATGATCGTAACGACGGTACATTTCATGCCGGGGTGCTGACTGCGTTGGAGGGTATGGCGATTTATCCTCGGCGGCACGCGCTGACGAAAAGTGCCGGTTTTTTCAACAATGACGGCTACTGGGAGCCTGCGGACTACGTTGGCTTTACCCCGGCATCTTCGGGAACCGATCCATTTGCACAATGCGTACTGGTCATGAAGCGGGAAGCCTTTGCCCTTGTTGATAGCGTTTTCGACGATGCGCAGGTCAACCGTGACAACTTGAGTGCGGTTGTCGAGTCGGCGGTGCAATGGATCAATACATTTGGGCCGCTGGCACTCTTCGTTCCAGGAGGTGAGGGACTGTTGGCGTTAGCCGGGATCATTGATGCCGGTTATGGGCTGGATCAGGTCGTCAAGGGTGAAACGCGGCAAGGTGCGACGCGCATGATTTTCGGCCTGCTCAATGCGTTGCCGTTGGTGGGAGGTGGGAGGGCGCTTGCGGCTGATGAGGCGACTCTGCTGAACAGGGCGCAGCGACCGTCCAGAACGTCAGAGGTAACGCCGGTGGCTGATATCGAGGTGATTCTGCATCCGCCGCCGCTTCAACCCGTCGCCACCCGTGCGGAGCTGATCCGACGAATTGGAGAGCCCGTATCGTCCCTCAGCGATGAGGTACTGGCACAGATTGGCCACGTCACCGACATCGATAACGACATGCTGCGCCTGATGTCGTCAGGGAGACCGATGACGCCCATGCTGTCCGACACGATCAGCCGCTTCAGAATCGATCAGGACATGACACAGTTCATCGATGGCATGCGAAACAGCACGAGGGCGCTGCAAGACAGCCTTGATCCGCCATTGCAGTTGCAACTGCTGGTTCAGTCACCGGGCTGGCCGTCGGCAACATCATTGCGGTTGCTGGACACTCCAGGCGGCGTGAGTCGGCAAGCGTTCGGGTCGGCAGATGCGGCCCAAGTCATTTATGTAAAACTGTCCGAGCCTGGTTGGTTAGAGGCGTTGCTGTGCCGGCTCGAAAAATCAACTGCCGAAACGCTGCTGGGCGAGCCCCTGACACACGATCTGATGGCGGCGACAGCTCGCTTGAGGGTTCGTCTCGCCAGTCAGGCCGAGGCGCAACGAACGCTATTGTTAAACAACCGCTACCTTGCGCTCCAAAGCTCCTCGAACGAATGGGTGAGGTTGTTTCAGCACGAATACCCAGGCCTGCCCAAAAGCGCCGTTGAGCAAATGCTCGACCGATATGGCGTGGACATTCAGGTGCCCGCTGATCCCGTCGACGTCATGCGCGTGTTTCAACGGTTGGCCGACAAGGCCAGGCAGTATCAACAACATGTTCGGCTAAACCGTGCGTATGAAGGCCTTTACTTGCCTGCAATGGCCGGTCCTGAGTCAGACACGCTGGCATTACACTCACTCAAGAACTTGCCAGGATGGCCAAAAGGCCTGAGGTTTGAAGTGCTGGACGCTGTGTCGCAGGGGCGAATCCTGGATCATTGCGGCCCGCTGGGTAGCGTTGATCGTCGACCGCTGATCAAGGTAGCCAATCAGTACCAACGCCAGGGCGCGAACGTTGACGGTGAAGATTTTATTGCTGCGGTGCTCGATCACTTGTCTGCGCAGGAGCGCTTGGCGCTGCGTTTGCCTGCTATGAATCAGGCGCGCGCCCTGAGGGGCCTGCTTGCTGACAACGCCCTGACGCGATCCCAACTCATGCTTGGGCTGCACAGGATGGATTGCGGGCTACCTTTCGAGGCTCAGGGGTTGCGCGGAGGCGGCTTTCCGGATACGCCTCAGGCCGACGCAATGACGCATGAAATGATGAGGTTGCAGGTCAAGGATATCTACCCGGACTCCTCCAGCGTACAAGCCGATGAGTTACTGCAACGTGCAGGTGTCGGGGCTCAGGCGCACATTGATGAGTTACGTCGGCAATGCCTGCAGTTGTCCGCGGACTTGGCAGACTGGATCGACAGGGTTACCGACGACATCCATGACATGCATGTCGATTTTTTGGTGGCGGGTGATGATGCCGCGCAAGGGTTGGGGCCAGAGCAGATTCATGGGCACAATCTTCAGTTGCTGCAACAGGCAGTGGACCATGAAAGACAGACCAGGATCGAACTCTCTGAAGAACTATTTTCTATCTGGAGCCAGCGTAACCGGCCCGACAACCGTGTTTATTCGAATGGAGATTTTATTGGTTTCAAACTCAATATGGATGCAGAAAGCTATCACCGATTGCCGACCCTGAGTGTGCGTTTAAGTGAGGTTGTCGAATTGTCGTTGCGGGCCTTGAACGTGACGGAGCAAGAAAGTCTGGATGTTTTTCTCGAGTGCTTTCCAAACCTTCGGACGTTAAACATGGAAGACGTTGATCTGACCCAGACCAACATCGACGGAGTGCTCGAAGGTTGTTTGCCGCCTGCAATACCTCAAATGACTCAACTTACGTCGTTGAACCTCGGGTCAACCCAGCTGCAATTCAAGCTGGAAACTGCATCGCAGTTACGCGAACTGGTTAGGCTTGAAGATCTGGATCTGAGCAACAATCCCTTAGTCGTTTCTCCAGTTGTATTGGGAATGAACGCATTGCGTCGTTTGAATCTGCGAAACACGCGGATTACCACCTGCCCGATCGGCATCATGGACCCGCCTTACCTGACAGCTCTTGATTTACGCGATAACCAGATTGCGCGGGTCCCGCCTGCGGTAATCAGTCAATCCATCGCCCCTGGGCGCGTGCAGTTGTGGGGTAACCCCCTGATGGACGAGGACACGTTGCGGCGTTTGATCAGTCATCGAGAGCGGACCGGAATCAATTTATGGTTAGGAACTCCCGGCGCTGACTACGGCACTTCGCGTGCTTGGCTGCATGAAAGCGATGACGCGCAACGGGCCGCCCGGCAATCGATCTGGGAGGGTGTGGCGGAAAAAAGGGGAGGGATACGCTTTTTGGGCTTTATGAACGCTTTGAGTCTGACCGCTGACTACCGGGTCGATTATCTGGCGCTTCAGGCACGGGTGTGGCGACTGTTGAGCGAAGCGCAGGCTTCGCCGCCGCTATGGGAGCGCTTGAGTCAGGAGGTTGAAGTCGGGGATGCCGATATTGATAATCCGATGGCGATCCTGGTTTCGCTGGAAGGTCGTGTCCGGTTGTACAGAGACTGGGTGGCGATGGGGCAGCCGTTTCCGATTGGTCCAGGGCCCGTCAGCTAA
- the sohB gene encoding protease SohB, which produces MEFLAEYASFLAKTVTLVVAILVVLASFAALRSKGRRKSSGQLQVSKLNDFYKGLRERLEQTLLDKEQLKALRKSQAKSEKKQKKAPEVKSRVFVLDFDGDIKASATESLRHEITALLTLATPKDEVVLRLESGGGMVHSYGLASSQLARIREAGVPLTVCIDKVAASGGYMMACIGEKIISAPFAILGSIGVVAQLPNVNRLLKKHDIDFEVLTAGEYKRTLTVFGENTDKGREKFQEDLDITHQLFKNFVSRYRPQLAIDEVATGEVWLGVAALEKQLVDELKTSDEYLAERARKSELYHLHYSERKSLQERIGMAASGSVDRVLLTWWSRLTQQRFW; this is translated from the coding sequence GTGGAGTTTCTAGCTGAATATGCCAGTTTTCTGGCTAAAACCGTGACCCTGGTCGTCGCCATTCTGGTGGTTTTGGCCAGTTTTGCGGCATTGCGCAGCAAAGGACGGCGAAAGTCGTCGGGCCAGTTGCAGGTCAGCAAGCTCAATGATTTCTACAAAGGCTTGCGTGAACGTTTGGAGCAGACCTTGCTCGACAAGGAGCAACTCAAGGCGCTGCGCAAGTCCCAGGCTAAGTCCGAGAAAAAACAGAAGAAGGCGCCTGAGGTCAAATCTCGGGTGTTTGTGCTGGATTTCGACGGCGACATCAAAGCGTCCGCCACCGAAAGCCTACGCCACGAAATCACCGCGCTGCTGACATTGGCGACCCCGAAAGACGAAGTGGTGCTGCGCCTGGAAAGCGGTGGCGGCATGGTTCACAGCTATGGTCTGGCGTCGTCGCAACTGGCGCGTATCCGCGAGGCTGGCGTACCGTTGACCGTGTGCATTGACAAGGTGGCCGCCAGCGGTGGCTACATGATGGCCTGCATCGGCGAGAAAATTATCAGCGCGCCGTTCGCCATCCTCGGCTCGATTGGCGTGGTGGCGCAGTTACCCAACGTTAATCGTTTGCTCAAGAAGCACGACATCGATTTTGAAGTTCTCACCGCCGGTGAATACAAACGCACCCTGACCGTTTTTGGCGAAAACACTGATAAGGGACGCGAGAAATTCCAGGAAGATCTGGACATCACGCACCAGTTGTTCAAGAACTTCGTTTCTCGCTATCGCCCGCAATTGGCAATCGATGAAGTGGCTACCGGAGAAGTCTGGCTGGGTGTCGCGGCACTGGAAAAACAGCTGGTCGATGAGCTGAAAACCAGTGACGAGTACCTGGCCGAGCGGGCCAGAAAATCCGAGCTTTACCACCTGCACTACTCAGAGCGCAAAAGCCTTCAAGAGCGCATTGGTATGGCCGCGAGTGGTTCTGTGGACCGCGTTTTGTTGACATGGTGGAGCCGTTTGACCCAGCAACGTTTCTGGTAA